GGATGACATGTAAGATGTGTTAGGATGACATGTAGGATGTGTTAGGATGACATGTAAAATGTGTTAGGATGACATGTAAAATGTGTTAGGATGACATGTAGCATGTGTTAGGATGACATGTAACATGTGTTAGGATGACATGTAACATGTGTTAGGATGACATGTAACATGTGTTAGGATGACATTTAACATATATTAGGATGACATGTAACATGTGTTAGGATGACATGAAGCATGTGTTAGGATGACATGTAACATGTGTTAGGATGACATGTAACATGTGTTAGGATGACATTTAACATATATTAGGATGACATGTAACATGTGTTAGGATGACATGAAGCATGTGTTAGGATGACATGTAACATGTGTTAGGATGACATATAACATGTGTTAGGATGACATTTAACATATATTAGGATGCCATGTAACATGTGTTAGGATGACATGTAGCATGTGTTAGGATGACATGTAATATGTGTTAGGATGGCATGTAATATGTGTTAGGATGACATGTAGCATGTGTTAGGATGACATGTAATATGTGTTAGGATGGCATGTAATATGTGTTAGGATGGCATGTAACATATATTAGGATGACATGTAACATGTGTTAGGATGACATGAAGCATGTGTTAGGATGACATGTAACATGTGTTAGGATGACATGTAACATGTGTTAGGATGACATTTAACATATATTAGGATGACATGTAACATGTGTTAGGATGACATGAAGCATGTGTTAGGATGACATGTAACATGTGTTAGGATGACATGTAACATGTGTTAGGATGACATTTAACATATATTAGGATGCCATGTAACATGTGTTAGGATGACATGTAGCATGTGTTAGGATGACATGTAATATGTGTTAGGGTGCCATGTAATATGTGTTAGGATGGCATGTAATATGTGTTAGGATGGCATGTAACATGTGTTAGGATGACATGTAACATGTGTTAGGATGACATGATATATAGAAGATAAAAGTTTGTAAGGTGACACAGAATGCTCTATTGATACATGTAGTTATGGCCCCCGGCAGCTGCAGAGCAAAGACAGCAGTTTCTCTAAAGGTGTCCTCATGTGTGAAATGAAGTTCGCCAGCTTCGCCACTGATATTCACAAAACTGACCAATCAAATCTTCAGGAGCAAGAGATGTCAGCGATGCTTGTGGATGCTTTGAGTCCCTGTGTTTTGCTGGTAAGCAGTTATGTCACAGCAAAAAGATTATCCTTGGGTTTACTGGTAAGATAGTGGTTGTATACAGTCATGCCTGGAAATATGAGCTTTATGTCTCCAATGTTTATGCTAAACGTTGGAGATGATTGGTTCAGGTCAAGCTTACTTAGATTTAAAGGCTTTAAAATGATGAAAGATGATGgtgttatttgttattttactcACACGATTTTACTCTTTTCTGCCTGCACAAATTATTTGTGCACCGTGTATCCTCACGGAATGAGAGCTGATCTATAAGATAGAAAATTTTTAGCTAGCAGTAACTACAGGTAAAACACTACCTGCTATCACATTAAcatttattaaatgttaatgAATAAATGTTAATGTGTAAATTCCAACAAATAATGTCCGAAATTTTTGGAAACGTCGCCGATCATTTTTACAAATCGGTACTTATGTTTGTGGTGACCTTTCACTCAGTTTTTTCTTTGACATTCAAATAGTATTAAACAGCGCTCCATAGATTCATAAAAAGAATTGATAGTGGTAAAAAATTAGGAAAGGATTACTTTTATCATCAAGTAAGAAACCATAAAAGTACGCGTTGAAAGGTCTttggtttatttaaaaaaagagtAAATGAAGCCATTTGTTGATGAGTATGAGCTGATCTATCTATGAACATAGCATGCTCACCCATGAGTTGTTGAACAATGATGAGCACACACAGGACATGACCACCCACGATTTTCGGAGTGCATCTGAGTAATCTCTGCCTCTTTTATATAGGACAGGTTTCCAAAGGCTCAAGTGGATATCTACATAACAGTCCTGGAGGATGATGGCAGTGGTAAATAGCTCTACTTGACAATAATTTACCTGCATGCGTAATTACCTGCATGTGATTAACTTTTGCTCACATGTCCTCTTCACTCATCTACATCTAAAAGTAGCAAGGGTCAACATGTCTTGACCTTACCAGGATACTGGGCATAACATTTTCATGAAACTGCTGTTTGGTGCATATAAACTATTCAGCGGTGAAGGAAATAAGATAGAAATGGTTTGTCATTGTGTGCAAAGGTATAAATGTGATTGGTTGGTTATTTATTCTCACTGGCTTTTGAGGATTGCAACTCCAGTGATGATAGAAAGTTAGTTTTTACTGTTGTCAATCTATTTGGGCAATGTTCCAGGGAAACGATCTGGTAACAGCATGCTGCTGCGTGGAAGCCTTTCTGATAACAGCATGCTGTTACGCAGAAGCCTTTTTGTAAGGTCACCAAATTTCAGGTCATTTAAAACAACGGTTTTCTTGTAACTGTCGgaaatgtacatacatatttgGCTGTCTCAAAGTACAACTACAGTTTTGACCGGTCATTTGGTGACGTGTAAAAGGGAGTTGGTTATTGTTTACTCTAAAAGACTCTGCTCCAGAAACTTTACTCCAAAAATGATCATGATTGGTTGAAGCGTATAGAAACTCTGGCTAGTATTTTGTAAGCGATTCTTTCTATACGCCATTCAGTGACTGGTTGATACTAGGTGTTTTTCTAGCCGTAGTCTAATATTCATGTTAGTTTGAACCAGTTTACAAAACTACTGATATTTCAAATGATCAGACATTTGGTTATACataaaaaactgtttaattAATATCATGTCGTTAACAGGTTGTTTCACCTGAATATTGTCCAACAAGTCCAAGCAATATCTCTTGTTGTTTACACAAGAATACTTTGTTTTAGCTTTTGCCTCATCTATAACTGCTGCTTCCTTAGCCTTGGCGGACGCTGGTATAGAGATGTTTACTCTGGCTATCGGAGCCAACTTGGTGAGACATCTTTGCTCTATCTTTATTCCAGTATTTTGTGTACAGGAGTTATCTTCCCACTTGTCACTTGTCCAGAACTGATTATTTATTTGCAAATTTTAGCATTAGCAGTATCCATATAAGGCTGATTTGTACTTTGTACTATGGGGCCATAATTTGCCCAGGTCTTGTTTACTGCGTGTGACTGAACATTCCCATTATATTTGCAGAAACAATTTGGTGACTTGACTCTGTTGGACCCAACAGCTGAGGAAGAAGCTATGGTAGGTTTGCATTGCAAATAAATGAGTTAACTGCTAGTTGGTGTGAcatgagctactataagttgTAGCACTATCAATATAGAGCTCTGaatattaataatgatgatCAATTCAGCTTTGCAATTCCTACTGGTCTGGTACAAATATTAATGGAGCAGCTGTTTACGTATATTGGTCTCTGCAGACACAATTTTGTAATAATACATGCATAAAAGTTCAGATATACTCTTGTCATGCCTTCTCACCTTGTGGATTCAAGTAATAGTTAATAAGTAGGGTAATCAATAAATATGATAAATTGATAATAGAGCATGTTTggataaatttatatatatggcCACCAGTGAGTGTGAGAATGGCTcatcaataaatttatatattattattatttatatataatatattcgtataaataattttattgatgcATCATTCTCACACTCACTGGTATCCATCTTGAATTCTACCTTTCACTTAATGAAAGCCAATCTATTCTACTTAAAACAATCCTACAGCTGTacttgaaacaaatttgtataGAGGGCCTAAAAGCTTagtgctgtttatattttatactatagtatataaaataaatatagcatatatatactatagctatatatatatagctatagcatatatatactatagctatatatatagctatagtatatatatactatagctaTATAGATTGCTATAGCATATATACTATAACTATAAATAtagctatagtatatatatactatagctaTATAGATTgctatagcatatatatactatagctatatttgtagctatagcatatatatactatagctatatttgtagctatagcatatatatactatagttatatataactatagcatatacggtatataccagggatggccaaatgattttggccaTGATCCGTTACAGCCAAATCTGACGCATTAAAGATTCACAACGAGCTGAAGAtgtgcatttttattttttaccataCATGAACATGCAATTAATTACGCACATCTTTAAACAAGGCCTCAAATACGATTTGAGAATTTTTGgcttatataaataatttgacTATAAATCAGTAAATGAATgtgctgtaataaatatgtctaATATCAGTGATAAAAATGAGGAGTGTGgctttgacttcacaatactatcaaaGTGCGTTTTTTTGCTACTTCCAGCGACTCTTAAAGTTCATGAAGATGAGTATTTGTGAGTGTCTTATGATTGCTTTctacaaaattcattgctgaaaacaatgaatttacaaaaattctaaGAAGGGcttgtaaaaaatgtttttaaaccaaatttttaaaaaatattctaaaaaaattttttgacaGGCAACTTGAAAGATCCACGAAAAAACTACAAAGATCCGAATCCGCTATTTGGCCATAGCTGGTATATACTAGAgcgatatataatatatatatgatatatattatatatagcttAGCTCAAGTTATTGCCTACATTCTGTCAACAAGTTGAACTAATTTTACAGAGAGCCGATCTTGGAGTCGATGCAGGCCAGATGACCCTAGCGTATATGTATGATTTGTCACAAGTGAGCATGATAACGCAGCAAGGCCATTCAGATGACCAAAAGATTAAACAGGTAGGACCATGAAGGCTGGTTTTTTCTGTCTGCTTGATTAGCAGCTATTTTCTGCTAGCATTTCGGTAAGAAGCACTATAACACCGTACGCCATGCAAAACTGTCTATTTTGGTTGTCAGTTCTACAAATTTTGTCATGTAAGGCATCTGTCACATGCTCACTGTTGTACTGGTAGGGAGTAAACATCAGCTGCGTATCGTACTAGCTATTAACAATAAAAGCAGTCAGCAAGCGTAACAGGCTTTTTGATACAGCCACAAAGCATCTCTGAACAGATCGTAGCTGCTCAACAACAACAGCCTGCAAGTACATGTAGGACAAGCTGGTGCTATCTAGAATAAGggttgtctcctctgttgaatGAAAGTTTTACCTTTAATAAATCTTTTGTTCATTTGCTTCTTTCAATTTATATTATCTTAAGTTGGTGGCCAGCCTCACATTTTGAATGTGTCTCAGTGAACGTCCTCGGAATTAATAAATCTGAAAACCCATTTGTCTCAGCACTTCATAGTGCCGGCTTTTCGCTTAACATTGTACATCCCcaataaatcattttaaaaatagttatatCTGCTCAAACTTTTCTAGATGTTCTCGAAAAGGAATCCCATTGATAGCTTTGCATACTTGTACAACAGGTGTGACCAAGCCAAACGTTTCCATCTTTTATATGTGAATGGCGACTTCTGCGAACCATTCTTATGATTATGTATTCCgattaatctttactatatatAAGAGAAGTGTCCGTGTGTCTGAAGCCGCGctaagagcattagaaaaaaaaGATTACCTTGTACAGGAATTGAACCCGGGGCATcagatttaaaaacaatttaccACTAAACCACTCACGGAATAATTCTCCATATATTGACTACTGACTTATGGCGATGTCTCACAGTGCACAGAAAAATTACTAGTAAAAATTAACACtcatataaattatttaatatgCAAGATAGCTTAACTGTCTAAAAATATTGAGCATCCAGAATAGATTCATACTAGTGTCTTGTGCTTCAGTATTTGATGAAATATCAATGGAAATATTTCCTGCTGTCACATAACAATTTTGCCTGCTCTCCAGGGTATGCTGGCTCTGATAGAGATGTGCAAGGAGGTGTATCCTCTCATGCAGCGATGTCTCTTCGCTTCTATCAAAAAGAAAACCTGACTCCGCAGCGATGTCATGAAGACTATCGTCATCAGCTATGAGCCTGTCGAGAGTGTCTCCCTCTCTCTCGCAATCTTTTACACAGCTGCAGAGAGTCCCTGTTCTTAATACCATATCTGTCAAACGAGCAACAGACTTATTGAACTTGGTGATTAAAATTAGCTGAtatacaatgatatgtatttcAATGCCCGCTGATAAAATACTTGCATTACAACTATACAACCACATAGTGTTCTGTTGATCGTTGAACAAAGATGAGACAGCTATTTTACTCCACCACTTCTATTTATAGTTGGTTGATATTAAGTGGAGCCACAGCTAACCATCTTATCATTACCCTTTTCTCCTGTTATTTCTCCTATTATTTACCCTTTTTATCAGCTATTCAATACTAactaattatatacatatagctaGCTATTCAATACTACGCtaactaataatatatacagcTAGCTATACAACGTTGACTAAAAtgatttttcatgtttttccTTCAAAGATGGAAGGCGAATACAATTATGAATGGTAACATAGTGGAAATATTGTGCTGAGGACACTAGATGTTCCAAAACCTCTACGTCTAGTCACTAGTTTTACTACTGTACTCACTGTTTAATTGTCTTCTTATCATCCATCAACTTGACTCCATTGTGCGTAAGCCAATGCTTTCTCCAGAAATACTTCCAACTGAGATGTTGCGTGTGCACACCTTGCCTTTCCATGTGCCGGCTTACTTGTTGTTCTGTTACgaaaaattttgcaaaatttacATTAGGGACCATAAAAACAGCAAATAACAAGTTTAAGTTTGTATGGTCATGGAAAATAAGGAGACAACTCCGAATAAAGTCCCCAATGACCTGAGAATATTTCACCTTTAGTATGATTCTGTAGAAGGTATGTAATTCcataaaaatgtaacattggattgctcatttttaatatttataagttCAGACTATGGACTAGAACTGCCATACAAGAATACCGGTATGAGTTCATTTAGAACTTCAGGTAATGGTGAGATCACTGAAATGTAAGAATGCCTTCTAAAACAAATCCATTGATAATTGAGTGCATGAAAGGTTTAGTATAAACACTAGCAAGTGCACCATTAAACCAGCTATGATATGTCTGAAAATATGCAATTGCAAGGCCATGTGAAATCAGGATGCATATTCACTAAACACACATTGACCAAACGCACTTTCACGGAAAGCACTCTCACGAGACGCACTTTCACAAAACACAAATTCAAAAAAAAAACACACACGTgtaataatataaacacatacacAATTTTACAAGTACTCTTACTGTAGCAAGAACCTGTACAATAATAAAGTGCACATGGTACATCATATAAGTACTGCAAACAGAACTCACTGATCGTCTGTTTGAGTAATTGTATGCTGCTATTATTGACAACAGCTAGTTTGACAGTTTCCAGTGGATAGCGATCCAGATACAGCCGTATTGACTGGCCATGCTCGACAGCTATCTGAGAATTAACTTCTGCTAAAGTGGCATCCCCTGGTATATCAGACAGCACAGGGTCTTCCTATAAAGTTTTATAACAGTATTGTTAGCACTCTGCATAAACACGTGAATCAAACACTTTgatgtacagtggaaccttggttttcgaacacaatccgttccagaaagTTGTTCGCCGAGTCATTCGCGattcgaaacaatttttcccattagaatcaATGTATGTAAACTTTAATCCATCCCAAGTCGAAAAAATAACTTgggtaaagtatttttattaacattttaagCCGTAAACTGTACTgcatactacatactataaataaaaccaggtagatatagatcgtgtttatttttaataaaaaattttctatctgtgatgatgaaaaaagaaaacaagaagtaaacatttcgtatgttttgctcttaaaacatcgaaaacatcctaggttaagatacaataccaaaaattgcagaaatcaataatgaaacagcaaaaaatgcaacagatcagttacatcaaaaatcgagtgaacaaagaaaatataaacagcaatggcacgattacttcacatctttgaaagagAATTCTCCCAAACAATTTAGGATAACttgactggaggagttgtctccctagcaaatctcttcggtaaaTGGACGTTGTCCCAGATGGTTCCatcctttttgtaaaaaatttattaagcATAACTCGCTtttcatgctgtttccggagctgttccgaacgtttaattgcaattagcctgtcttgacaaactgttgtttttgtggagttgtctccccgccgagcaacacaacagcttgtcacaagacatactgcacctgatgcatcagctgcacttatagggagttgttctcttcc
The genomic region above belongs to Watersipora subatra chromosome 1, tzWatSuba1.1, whole genome shotgun sequence and contains:
- the LOC137400697 gene encoding exosome complex component MTR3-like isoform X1; the protein is MPQDSRRNCYQESSYHPHRFQEADKLDSQFLINDNGLRRDDRNQTDPRAIFMEVGIVTRAKGSSYIEVGKTKVICACYGPRQLQSKDSSFSKGVLMCEMKFASFATDIHKTDQSNLQEQEMSAMLVDALSPCVLLDRFPKAQVDIYITVLEDDGSAFASSITAASLALADAGIEMFTLAIGANLKQFGDLTLLDPTAEEEAMRADLGVDAGQMTLAYMYDLSQVSMITQQGHSDDQKIKQGMLALIEMCKEVYPLMQRCLFASIKKKT
- the LOC137400697 gene encoding exosome complex component MTR3-like isoform X2, whose translation is MPQDSRRNCYQESSYHPHRFQEADKLDSQFLINDNGLRRDDRNQTDPRAIFMEVGIVTRAKGSSYIEVGKTKVICACYGPRQLQSKDSSFSKGVLMCEMKFASFATDIHKTDQSNLQEQEMSAMLVDALSPCVLLDRFPKAQVDIYITVLEDDGSAFASSITAASLALADAGIEMFTLAIGANLKQFGDLTLLDPTAEEEAMVADLGVDAGQMTLAYMYDLSQVSMITQQGHSDDQKIKQGMLALIEMCKEVYPLMQRCLFASIKKKT
- the LOC137400714 gene encoding U11/U12 small nuclear ribonucleoprotein 25 kDa protein-like translates to MDNSDISNLSHVEICSMVTASLCDIIKEDPVLSDIPGDATLAEVNSQIAVEHGQSIRLYLDRYPLETVKLAVVNNSSIQLLKQTIKQQVSRHMERQGVHTQHLSWKYFWRKHWLTHNGVKLMDDKKTIKQYGIKNRDSLQLCKRLRERGRHSRQAHS